One Maribacter sp. HTCC2170 genomic window, CACGAAAATTTTGGTTCAGCCTTTTTTGCAGGATGCTACGCCAAGCTCTATTAAAGTGGTTTGGGAAACCTCGTCCGGTGAGGAAAGTATTGTTGAGTGGGGAGTAACCCCAAAGGTAAAGAACAGGACACTGGGCAACTCACATAGTATTAATTTCTCTGATTCAAGGATCCATGAGGTCGAAATCAATGGTTTAAAGCGTTTTTCAGAATATTATTATAGAGTAAGGACCGAGAAAGCAATTTCTGATGTATACCAGTTTAAAACACCTCCTTTCGCTTCCGATGAGGAGTCGTTCAAAATTGTTGCTATGAGCGATATGCAGTACGACCACCAGAACCCAGATAAATTTGCCGAAATGGTGAATGAAGGGGTATTAAAATACCTGACTAAAGAATACGAAGGCAGCCTTCCCAATAATTTGGCGATGGTGATGATACCTGGTGATTTGGTCGAAAACGGTGCAAAATATCACCAATGGAAAAATCATTTTTTCAATCCTGCTGAAAAACTGTTTGCTGAGGTTCCAGTTTACCCAGTTCCTGGAAACCATGAAAGAAATTCTCGCTTTTATTTCAAATATTTTAGTCTTCCGGAAAATGGAACTGCCGCTTTTGCAGAGCATTGGTATTATAAGGATTATGGAAATACCCGCATCATTGGCTTAGACTCAAACGAAGGCTATAGGGACATTTCAGCTCAATTGGAATGGCTAAAAGTCTTGTTGAAAAAAACAGCTGACGAGTCTTCGATTGATTTTGTGTTTGCACAATTGCACCACCCACATAAATCGGAACTATGGATTCCAGGAGAGGCTGATTTTGCAGGAAAAGTGGTCAAGCAATTGGAAGAATTCAGCACTAGTACTGGAAAACCCAGCATTCACTTTTTTGGACATACTCATGGGTATTCCAGGGGACAGTCCAAAGGCCATAAACATTTATGGGTAAATGTAGCCACAGCAGGAGGTGCAATTGATAATTGGGGTGAATTTGAAGGAAGGGATTATGAAGAATTTACAGTTACCCAAGATGAATATGGTTTTGTAATGGTAGAAGTTGATGGATCTAAGGATAACCCAAATTTTACCGTAAAGCGGATAAGTAGGGGTAATTCCAAACAATTTAGGGAGAACGAACTCAGGGATAGCATCACCATTTTTAAGAAGGGTAGCAAACCCAATGCGCCAAAGTCACTTAGTCCTAATAGTGAAACTGTGAAATTCAAGGGCATTACCTTGAAGGGAAGTGAATTCAAAAGTGATTATAAAAATAAATTTCATGCTGCATCGCATTGGCAAATAGCTACTTCAAGCGATTTTAAAAAGCCGGTTGTTGACAGATGGAAACAACATGAGAATTGGTATTACGAAGCTAATCGCCAGAAAGATGATGACCTTTCAGATGAGTTGATTCTTAGATTAAAACCCAATCAGCAATATTATTGGAGAGTTCGTTACAGGGATCAAAATTTGAATTGGAGCGATTGGTCTGGTCTGGCCAAATTCAAGACTGAGGAATAAGGCAAAATTTATTTTTCAT contains:
- a CDS encoding purple acid phosphatase family protein; this encodes MVYKHHIRTNGVAFLTAFFISIGVFAQKNDTKILVQPFLQDATPSSIKVVWETSSGEESIVEWGVTPKVKNRTLGNSHSINFSDSRIHEVEINGLKRFSEYYYRVRTEKAISDVYQFKTPPFASDEESFKIVAMSDMQYDHQNPDKFAEMVNEGVLKYLTKEYEGSLPNNLAMVMIPGDLVENGAKYHQWKNHFFNPAEKLFAEVPVYPVPGNHERNSRFYFKYFSLPENGTAAFAEHWYYKDYGNTRIIGLDSNEGYRDISAQLEWLKVLLKKTADESSIDFVFAQLHHPHKSELWIPGEADFAGKVVKQLEEFSTSTGKPSIHFFGHTHGYSRGQSKGHKHLWVNVATAGGAIDNWGEFEGRDYEEFTVTQDEYGFVMVEVDGSKDNPNFTVKRISRGNSKQFRENELRDSITIFKKGSKPNAPKSLSPNSETVKFKGITLKGSEFKSDYKNKFHAASHWQIATSSDFKKPVVDRWKQHENWYYEANRQKDDDLSDELILRLKPNQQYYWRVRYRDQNLNWSDWSGLAKFKTEE